From the genome of Desulfovibrio sp.:
AAACAAAGAAGGGTCTGGTGTGGCCACACGGCGGCGGCAATGCCGCCTATCCAGAAGCACAGGCAGGTCTGCCAGAACAGCGGGGCTTGCAGTGGCGGATAACGCATGCTTTTCAGTGCCCGTAAAAAACCTCCGTCCGGCTGCCGGACGGCGGGTCAGACGTGTGCTGAACTGGCTGTGCCAGCGGTATCCGCGCCTCTGTCCTGCAAAGCGTCCGCCCTGGTCTGGTGCCGCCTGCGCCATGCCGCAGCAAACACGCCAGTGACCCCGCGGGGGGCGGGTGTTCCTGGGGCGTGCCTGTCCTGCCGGAGCGGCGGCGTGGCGCATCACGTATCAATGGGGCTGAACTATCTTTTAGCGGGCAATGGTGTAGCGCCATTGCTCTGGCGGGGCAAGGGCAGGCCTCCGCCGTGAGACGTAAGCGCTGGCTGGCCGCGTGGTTACGCGCCAAAGCCGGCGGCTTCAAACGTCAAAATGTCTGCGCGCAAGGGGATGCTACCCCCTGAAAAACTAGGCCATCTCGCGGGCCATGTCTCTTTCTTCAGCGCGTTTTTTGAGGCTTTCACGGTGATCGTGCAGTTTTTTGCCCCGGCCGACGGCCAGCTCCACCTTGATCTTGCCCCGCTTGAGATATATGCGCACAGGCACGACCGTAAGCCCCTTTTGGGCCACAAGGCCAGCAAACTTGGCGGTTTCGCGCTGGTGCAGCAGAAGCTTTCGGGCGCGATCTGGCTCCTGCGGGGCGTAGCCCGCATTGGAGTACGGGGCCACGTGCAGCGAGACAAGCCAGGCTTCGCCCTTGCGAAAATCAACATAACTGTCGATAAAGTTGACCTTGCCCGCGCGGATGCTTTTGACTTCGGGGCCGGTAAGCACAATGCCCGCCTCGGTAAACTCGGAAAGTTCGTAGAGGT
Proteins encoded in this window:
- the smpB gene encoding SsrA-binding protein SmpB, whose amino-acid sequence is MSQKTSPSTIAVNKKARHLYELSEFTEAGIVLTGPEVKSIRAGKVNFIDSYVDFRKGEAWLVSLHVAPYSNAGYAPQEPDRARKLLLHQRETAKFAGLVAQKGLTVVPVRIYLKRGKIKVELAVGRGKKLHDHRESLKKRAEERDMAREMA